A stretch of DNA from Lentisphaerota bacterium:
ACCGGCCGCAACACGCCGCCGAAATGGCCGCAATAGGCGCCATATTCGACAAAATAAGGGGCCGGCACGATCACCTCGTCGCCCGGATCCAGCACCGCCCGGAAAAACGCGGTCAGCGCGCCCGCCGCGCCGCACGTCACCACGACATCGGCCGCCGTCACCGGCGTGCACTGCTCCTGCGACAGCTTGCGCGCGAGCGCGGCCCGCGTCGCCGGCAGCCCCGCGTTCGGACAGTAACCCAAGCCGAGGGGCTTCACCGCCTGCTCCGCAATCTGCAGCAACACCTCGCGCGCCCGCGCCGGCGCCGGTACGTCGGGGTTGCCGAGGCTGAAATCGAAGACGTTTTCCGCGCCCACCTTCTGCTTCAACTCGATCCCGGCCTCAAACATCCGCCGGATCCACGACGCATTCGCCATCTGCTCCCGCACCGCCTGTGTCACCACTCCGCTCATCCGTCGCTCCCGTGTTCCGTGCCCGAACCCAACCTGCGCCGGGGCGCCCGATCCCGGATCACCCCTCCCCGTCCTCGCTGTCATGCCCGTCATCCAGCATCCGCACCGTCACCGACTTTCGGTTTTTCAATAGCTTGGAGCCTCGGGTGATTTTGCACAGGCTGATGCCCAGTTCATCGGCGATCCTGCGCTGCGGCATGCCGGCGCGGAGCTTTCGGAGCAACAGCCATCGCAGCGCCAGATCCCGCGTCTCGGCGGCAGTCAGAATCTCGTCGAAGAAGCGGCGCATCTCAGCAGCCGATCCGACCCGGGCGAAGACGGAGGCGATCGCCTGCACCGCCTCTTCGCCGACCGATGACTCCTGCTGTGTGGGCATCATCAGGGATCCTCACGCGAGCGCGCGCAGCGCCGCCGCGTAGTCGGGTTCCTGCGCAATGTCGGGCACCTGCTCGGCATACGTGACCGTACCCGCCGGGCTGATCACCAGGACGGCGCGCGAAAACAGTCCGCGCAACGGCCCGGCGGTGACCGTCACACCATACGCCGTCCCAAATTCGGGGTTGCGGAAGGCGGACAAGGGCACGACGTGCTTCAGCCCCTCGGCCGCGCAAAACCGGCCCTGTGCAAAAGGCAGGTCAGCCGAAACGCACAGCACCACCGTGTTGACCTTCGCGCCGACCGCCTCGTTAAATCGGCGGACCGACGCCGCGCACACCGGCGTGTCGATGCTCGGAAAAATGCTCAGCACCACCGTCTTGCCCGCAAAATCGGCCAGCCGCGCGTCGGAAAGATCGCCTTTCACGAGCGCAAAAGCCGGCGCACGGCTGCCGACAGCCGGCAGGGTTCCACTGATTGACACCGGGGTTCCTTTAAACGTGACTGTTGCCATGGGGTCTCCTGTTGTTTGCGTGAGATCATTCGGATGACACGCGGCCAGTATACCAAACGGCGGCAGACAAGGCCAGCAGACGTTGGCGTAAGCAGCCATTCTAATTATGTCCTGAAGGTCCTGAATTCCGCATTTTCCTCATGCCTCAGGCGCGCCCGACCCGAGCATTTCCGGCAGCAATCCCTGCTCGCGGTAGACGTTGAGCTTGCGGATCAGCGTGCGGCGGCTGATGCCCAGTTCGACTGCCGCCTGAGATCGGTTTTGCTGTTTGCCCGCCAGCACAGCCAGAATCCTGTCGCGCTCGACATCGGCCAGCGCCCCGCCGCTGGCTCTCGCGGCCGGGGCGCGCCCCCTGACCGCGTCGCGGATATTGGGCGGCACGTCCCGCACGCCGAGGCGGTCGCTGTGCGCGAGTACCACCATCTTTTCGATCGTGTTACGCAACTCACGGACGTTCCCCGGCCAGGCGTAAACCCCCAGCAGTTCGGCGGCATCGGGCGTCATCCCCGCGATCACACGGCCGTGCTTGCCGGCGTATTCACGGATAAACGCATCGCTCAACAGCGGAATATCGGCGGCCCGCTGGGCCAGCGTGGGCAGGTTGATGTCGACCACGTTCAGTCGAAAGTAGAGATCCTCCCGGAATTTGCCCTGTTTGACCCACTCCTCCAGATTGCGGTTGGTCGCGGCGATCAGCCGGATGTCGACCGCCACCGTCTCCTCGCCACCGACCCGCTCGAACGTGCGGGTCTCGAGCACTCGCAGGAGTTTGACCTGAAGGCTGGCGTCAATTTCCGAGATCTCGTCCAGAAACAGTGTCCCGCCGTCGGCCTGTTCGAAGCGCCCCTTGCGCCGGGCGGTCGCGCCGGTGAACGCGCCGCGCTCGTGCCCGAACAATTCGCTCTCCAGCAGCGTCGGCGATAGCGCCGCGCAATGGACGGCCACGAATGGTCCGCGCGCGCGGCCGCTCAGCCGGTGGACGGCTTGGGCGACCAGCTCCTTGCCGGTGCCGCTGGCGCCGCGAATCAGGACGGTCGCCTGGGTGGGCGCGGCCTGGCGAATGAGGTCAAACACGTGTCGCATCTCGGGCGCCTGCCCGATGATCCGCTCCATTCCGTATTTGTCGTCGAGCCGGCCCTCGAGCTCCTGAACCCGCGCCTTCATCGCGCGCGACTGGAGCGCGCGTTCGAGCACCACCTCCAGATGATCCAGATTGACCGGCTTGGTGAGAAAATCGTAGGCGCCCTGCTTCATCGCCTCGACCGCCGTCTCGATGGAGCCGTAAGCCGAGAGCAGCAAACACACCACGTCGGGATGGCGCGCCTGCACGCGGCGCAGGAGTTCGAGTCCGTCCATCCCCGGCATGCGCAGATCGGCGAGCATCACGTCAACATCACCGCGGGCCAGCTCGTCCATGGCCCGAGGCGCGCTTTCGGCCTGCCGGACGTCGTAAAGCCGCCGCAAAGCCCGCTCCAGCCCGTCGCGTGTGTTCTTGTCGTCATCCACCACCAGAACCAGCGGACGGTGATTCGTCTGTGTTTCCATGGTCCTTTACCCCTTCTCCACCGTCGTGCTGAGCATCCGTATGCGCCGCGCCGCCCGCGGGAGCATAATTCGGAAACAGCTTCCCTCGCCGGGCCGACTGGCCACCTCGATCTGCCCGCCATGCTCCTGCACAATCCGTTGCACGATCATCAGGCCAAGCCCGGTTCCGTTCGCCTTGGTTGTCTGATAAGGCTGGAACAGCCGGCCCATCTGCTCGGGGCCGAAGCCTACACCCGTGTCGAGAAACGCAACCTCCAGCCAGACGTCTGAGGCCTGCATGGCGATCTTGAGGCTTCCGCCGTCGGGCATCGCCTCCAAAGCGTTCTTGATGAGATTGAAGAAAACCTGCTTGATCTGATGCCGGTCGATCTGAACCTTGGGAATCTCGCCGGGAAATTCAACGGCGACCTCGATCCGCCGGTTTTCGATCTCGGTTTTCATGAGGCGCAGGGTCTCCTGAAGCAGATCGGCGACATCGCCAGCCGCGAAGACCGGTTGTTGCGGCCGGACCGCCCTGAGAAACTGCGTGATGATCGTGTCGAGTCGCTCCACCTCGTTGCGCGCCACGTCCACCAGGTCGCCGAGCTCGTCACGCGATTGATCGGGGAGAGCCGCCACCGCGCGAGACAGCAATTGCAGATGGATGTTCAGCGCATTGAGCGGATTACCGATCTCGTGCGCGACGCCGGCGGCGAGCAGCTTGACCGCGTTGGTGCGCTCGCTCTCCAGCGCAGACGCCTCCTCCGCCCGGTCGCGCGTCACGTCGCGCAAGATAATTAAGACCGAAGGGCCCGCCGCCTCGCCGTCGCCG
This window harbors:
- a CDS encoding transcriptional regulator; amino-acid sequence: MPTQQESSVGEEAVQAIASVFARVGSAAEMRRFFDEILTAAETRDLALRWLLLRKLRAGMPQRRIADELGISLCKITRGSKLLKNRKSVTVRMLDDGHDSEDGEG
- a CDS encoding thiol peroxidase: MATVTFKGTPVSISGTLPAVGSRAPAFALVKGDLSDARLADFAGKTVVLSIFPSIDTPVCAASVRRFNEAVGAKVNTVVLCVSADLPFAQGRFCAAEGLKHVVPLSAFRNPEFGTAYGVTVTAGPLRGLFSRAVLVISPAGTVTYAEQVPDIAQEPDYAAALRALA
- a CDS encoding sigma-54-dependent Fis family transcriptional regulator, whose protein sequence is METQTNHRPLVLVVDDDKNTRDGLERALRRLYDVRQAESAPRAMDELARGDVDVMLADLRMPGMDGLELLRRVQARHPDVVCLLLSAYGSIETAVEAMKQGAYDFLTKPVNLDHLEVVLERALQSRAMKARVQELEGRLDDKYGMERIIGQAPEMRHVFDLIRQAAPTQATVLIRGASGTGKELVAQAVHRLSGRARGPFVAVHCAALSPTLLESELFGHERGAFTGATARRKGRFEQADGGTLFLDEISEIDASLQVKLLRVLETRTFERVGGEETVAVDIRLIAATNRNLEEWVKQGKFREDLYFRLNVVDINLPTLAQRAADIPLLSDAFIREYAGKHGRVIAGMTPDAAELLGVYAWPGNVRELRNTIEKMVVLAHSDRLGVRDVPPNIRDAVRGRAPAARASGGALADVERDRILAVLAGKQQNRSQAAVELGISRRTLIRKLNVYREQGLLPEMLGSGAPEA
- a CDS encoding PAS domain S-box protein gives rise to the protein MKASGFLDKLVSRLDRIDSGSLQAHFMRLANERGFLEAIFQSIQEGVLAVDSQGRLLYANRATEHMLGFEHAKLRGRSVMRLLRDLDWDRLLRITDADEWSRMVTREVEVAYPEHRHLSLYAVPLPDPGGVGDGEAAGPSVLIILRDVTRDRAEEASALESERTNAVKLLAAGVAHEIGNPLNALNIHLQLLSRAVAALPDQSRDELGDLVDVARNEVERLDTIITQFLRAVRPQQPVFAAGDVADLLQETLRLMKTEIENRRIEVAVEFPGEIPKVQIDRHQIKQVFFNLIKNALEAMPDGGSLKIAMQASDVWLEVAFLDTGVGFGPEQMGRLFQPYQTTKANGTGLGLMIVQRIVQEHGGQIEVASRPGEGSCFRIMLPRAARRIRMLSTTVEKG